Proteins encoded by one window of Filimonas effusa:
- a CDS encoding TonB-dependent receptor: MLAQSHVKGRLIDAVTKEGIPGATLTVKKSGREVRYISGADGSFSFPLAEATTVEISSIGSLPKTISVQAGQDLGDVSLESSQLAMKEVVVSSNIAIDRKTPVAVSTLRSVVIEERIGNKEFPELLKVTPSTYVTKSGGGFGDSRINVRGFNQANTAVMVNGVPVNDMENGAVYWSNWAGLAEIASNVQVQRGLGASKLSVAAVGGNINIVTKATEMEKGGQVSATTGNDNYMKYTFGYNTGKNKNGLALSVLGSYTRGDGYVDGTKFEGWNYFATLGWEINSHHTLTATVTGAPQWHNQRSAAIKYETLYGNPNNTAVVNRGDKYNDSYGYLNGKEYSWSKNFYHKPVANINYYWNISEKTDLSAVVYASLGRGGGTGPIGTINGSTGFTVAKDANGLIRFDDIKRWNSGFATAGFGTTTANPAWPTAGAYQGQYVADASNNGIIRRASMNSHNWYGAIVNLKHDFTNAITVNAGLDLRYYKGIHYRRVDDALGTAAYFETKDVNNPNKYVAGYDKNGTIDYANDGLVKQVGGYLSGEYNVKSFSIFAAGSLSNTNYQRIDHFLYDKKTDSRWKSEKKDFLAYTVKGGVNYRINAQHNVFGNIGYLTRAPFFNTVWPNNNNVDIVKNITNEKIFTSELGYGFRSKYLAANVNLYRTEWKDKNIIRNFPDPATGLTYRANINGLVAIHQGVEFELNSHPIQQLEIQAMASFGNWKYDNNVVTDVFNDSNEKLGTVNLYTKGLKVGDAAQTTANFAATYEIVKGLRLRGSYYYATKLYANFTPENRTDATKEGQQAWQLPSYGLFDGMLSYNFKWGKDRFTIRLNVDNLTDKKYIAESTDDIKYDPTVATDFKIGDNGSGKNNRVYPGFGRTWTVGIKYNFR, encoded by the coding sequence ATGTTAGCCCAATCCCACGTAAAAGGCCGCCTCATTGATGCCGTTACCAAAGAAGGTATCCCTGGCGCTACCCTAACAGTAAAAAAGTCAGGTAGAGAAGTTCGTTACATTTCAGGTGCGGACGGAAGCTTTTCCTTCCCACTGGCTGAAGCCACTACCGTTGAAATCTCCTCTATTGGATCTCTTCCTAAAACTATCAGTGTTCAGGCAGGTCAGGATCTTGGCGATGTAAGCCTCGAATCTAGCCAGCTGGCAATGAAAGAAGTGGTTGTAAGCAGTAACATCGCTATCGACCGTAAAACGCCGGTTGCCGTTTCTACTTTACGCTCTGTAGTAATTGAAGAAAGGATCGGTAATAAAGAATTCCCCGAATTGTTGAAGGTTACTCCTTCTACTTACGTTACAAAATCCGGTGGTGGCTTCGGCGACTCCCGTATCAACGTTAGGGGTTTCAACCAGGCTAACACCGCCGTAATGGTGAACGGTGTTCCTGTAAACGACATGGAAAACGGCGCGGTTTACTGGAGTAACTGGGCTGGTCTGGCCGAAATCGCCAGCAACGTTCAGGTTCAAAGAGGCCTTGGTGCTTCTAAACTCTCTGTTGCAGCTGTAGGTGGTAACATCAACATCGTTACAAAAGCTACCGAAATGGAAAAAGGTGGTCAGGTTTCTGCTACCACTGGTAACGACAATTACATGAAATATACCTTCGGTTATAACACCGGTAAAAATAAAAATGGCCTGGCTCTCTCTGTATTAGGTTCTTACACACGTGGCGATGGCTATGTAGACGGAACTAAATTCGAAGGCTGGAACTATTTCGCTACCCTGGGCTGGGAGATCAACAGCCACCACACCCTTACTGCTACTGTAACCGGTGCGCCTCAATGGCACAACCAGCGTAGCGCAGCTATCAAATACGAAACCCTGTACGGCAACCCTAACAACACTGCTGTTGTGAACAGAGGCGACAAGTATAACGACTCTTACGGTTACCTCAATGGCAAAGAATATAGCTGGAGCAAAAACTTCTACCACAAACCAGTGGCTAACATCAACTACTACTGGAATATCAGCGAAAAAACTGATCTGAGCGCTGTAGTTTATGCATCTCTCGGTCGTGGTGGTGGAACCGGCCCTATCGGCACTATCAACGGCTCTACTGGCTTCACTGTTGCTAAAGACGCCAATGGCCTGATCCGCTTCGACGATATCAAACGTTGGAACAGCGGTTTCGCTACTGCTGGTTTCGGTACTACTACTGCTAACCCCGCATGGCCTACTGCTGGTGCTTACCAGGGACAATACGTAGCCGACGCTTCTAACAATGGTATCATCCGTCGTGCTTCTATGAACTCTCACAACTGGTATGGCGCTATCGTGAACCTGAAACATGACTTCACTAATGCTATCACTGTTAATGCGGGTCTCGACTTACGTTACTATAAAGGTATTCACTACCGCAGAGTAGATGATGCCCTGGGTACTGCTGCTTACTTCGAAACTAAAGACGTAAACAACCCTAATAAATACGTAGCCGGTTACGATAAAAACGGTACTATCGACTATGCGAACGATGGTCTGGTTAAACAAGTCGGCGGTTACCTGTCTGGTGAGTATAACGTGAAAAGCTTCAGCATCTTCGCTGCCGGCTCTTTAAGCAATACGAACTATCAGCGTATCGATCACTTCCTGTACGACAAGAAAACTGATTCCAGGTGGAAATCTGAGAAGAAAGACTTCCTGGCTTATACAGTTAAAGGTGGTGTAAACTATCGTATCAATGCACAACACAACGTGTTTGGAAACATCGGTTACCTCACAAGGGCGCCTTTCTTCAACACCGTATGGCCTAACAACAACAACGTTGATATCGTAAAAAATATCACTAACGAAAAGATCTTCACAAGCGAACTGGGTTACGGTTTCCGTTCTAAATACCTGGCCGCTAATGTGAACCTTTACCGTACTGAGTGGAAAGATAAAAACATCATCAGGAACTTCCCCGACCCTGCAACTGGCTTAACTTACAGGGCTAATATCAATGGTCTGGTTGCTATTCACCAGGGTGTTGAATTTGAACTGAACAGCCATCCCATTCAACAGCTCGAAATCCAGGCTATGGCTTCATTCGGTAACTGGAAATACGACAACAACGTTGTTACCGACGTGTTCAACGACAGCAACGAAAAACTCGGTACTGTTAACCTCTATACCAAAGGACTGAAAGTAGGTGACGCTGCTCAAACGACAGCTAACTTCGCCGCTACTTACGAAATCGTAAAAGGTTTAAGGCTGAGAGGTTCTTACTACTATGCTACTAAACTTTACGCCAATTTCACTCCGGAAAACCGTACAGATGCTACTAAAGAAGGTCAGCAAGCTTGGCAACTGCCTTCTTACGGCCTGTTCGATGGTATGCTCTCTTACAACTTCAAATGGGGTAAAGACAGGTTCACTATCCGTTTGAACGTAGACAACCTGACCGATAAAAAATATATCGCAGAATCTACTGATGACATTAAGTATGATCCTACTGTTGCTACCGACTTCAAAATCGGTGACAATGGCTCTGGTAAAAACAACCGCGTTTATCCTGGTTTCGGAAGAACATGGACTGTTGGTATCAAGTACAACTTCAGATAG